Proteins from a genomic interval of Methanoplanus endosymbiosus:
- the argS gene encoding arginine--tRNA ligase yields the protein MFFETYERIESVLKEATGEEDVLLTHGGDHADLASTVAFALAKKRRENPAKIAGDITSEISDVLSDAGIEVKTTGPYINFIFGPGYTANVITKAVEEGYGSLPAKAGRVCIEHTSANPNGPLHVGHIRNTVIGDTLTRILKKAGYSLEAEYYVNDMGRQIAIVSWGFETLGIERDGGEKGDHYVARVYVAANRAIEADPEIKNEINRRMALIEQGDPETVKKFREAVILCLDGMKETLLKMNAKHDRFIFESDFVKNGLMLNVLHRLEALPEAKIDGSLSLDLSEFGFEKEYFLRRSDGTSVYAARDLAFHEWKGDNFERVIDVLGADHKLIGTQLQATMKLLGDRVPDIVFFEFVSLPEGSMSTRAGKFISADELIDKVREQAFEEVTVRRPELPEDERRGIARSVAAGAIRYDIIRVSQEKSTVFNWTEALDFEKQSAPYIQYAHARACSILSKAGDFDIIAKAESEQEISLAKHIALFPKIIDEISRELRPHVLAIYARELADQFNTFYRFNPVLKAEGDLRNSRLTLVKAAQNTLKEALETLGIDAVRSM from the coding sequence ATGTTTTTCGAGACTTACGAAAGGATAGAGTCTGTTCTTAAAGAGGCAACAGGCGAAGAGGATGTACTGCTTACACATGGCGGGGATCATGCAGATCTTGCCTCCACTGTGGCATTTGCACTTGCAAAGAAGAGAAGGGAAAACCCTGCAAAGATTGCAGGAGATATCACTTCCGAAATTTCAGATGTTCTCTCTGATGCAGGTATTGAGGTTAAGACTACCGGCCCTTATATCAATTTTATATTTGGTCCGGGCTACACAGCGAATGTAATCACCAAAGCTGTTGAGGAAGGTTATGGCAGCCTTCCGGCAAAGGCGGGGCGTGTCTGCATTGAGCATACCAGTGCAAATCCGAACGGCCCTCTTCATGTCGGGCATATCAGGAATACTGTCATCGGTGATACCCTCACACGAATCCTGAAAAAAGCAGGTTACAGCCTTGAGGCAGAGTATTACGTCAATGATATGGGCCGCCAGATTGCTATCGTCTCCTGGGGATTTGAAACTCTTGGTATTGAGAGAGACGGGGGCGAGAAGGGTGATCATTATGTGGCAAGGGTATATGTCGCCGCAAACCGTGCCATTGAGGCAGATCCGGAGATAAAAAATGAGATCAACCGCAGGATGGCCTTAATTGAGCAGGGAGATCCTGAGACTGTAAAAAAGTTTAGGGAGGCCGTAATTCTCTGCCTTGACGGCATGAAGGAGACCCTCCTTAAGATGAATGCAAAGCATGACCGTTTCATCTTTGAGTCGGATTTTGTCAAAAACGGACTTATGCTCAATGTTCTCCACAGACTTGAGGCTCTTCCGGAGGCGAAGATTGACGGCTCCCTCTCACTTGACCTGAGTGAATTCGGCTTTGAGAAGGAATATTTCCTGCGCCGCTCTGACGGGACATCTGTATATGCGGCAAGGGACCTGGCATTTCATGAATGGAAAGGGGACAACTTTGAGAGGGTAATTGATGTCCTCGGTGCTGACCATAAGCTCATCGGAACCCAGCTTCAGGCAACGATGAAACTTCTCGGTGATCGTGTGCCCGACATTGTCTTCTTTGAGTTTGTTTCACTTCCGGAAGGTTCTATGAGTACAAGGGCGGGGAAATTCATCTCAGCAGATGAACTCATTGACAAGGTCAGGGAGCAGGCATTTGAGGAAGTAACAGTCAGAAGACCTGAGCTGCCGGAGGATGAGAGGCGGGGGATTGCCCGTTCTGTCGCTGCCGGAGCAATAAGATATGATATAATCCGTGTTTCGCAGGAGAAGAGCACGGTCTTTAACTGGACTGAGGCGCTTGACTTTGAGAAGCAGAGTGCGCCGTATATCCAGTATGCTCATGCGAGGGCGTGCTCAATTCTGTCTAAGGCCGGTGATTTTGATATTATCGCAAAAGCAGAGTCTGAACAGGAGATCTCTCTTGCGAAGCATATTGCACTGTTCCCAAAAATTATTGATGAGATTTCAAGGGAATTAAGACCCCATGTCCTTGCCATATATGCACGTGAGCTTGCTGACCAGTTCAATACATTCTACAGGTTTAACCCTGTTCTGAAGGCCGAAGGAGATCTCCGGAACTCAAGACTCACACTTGTGAAAGCAGCACAGAACACACTTAAAGAGGCTCTGGAGACTCTTGGTATCGATGCAGTCCGAAGCATGTAG
- a CDS encoding 30S ribosomal protein S12 — protein MGNGKFAARKCKSDAKKNRWRDPNYARRQLGLDIKSDPLEGAPQGRGIVLEKVGVEAKQPNSAIRKCVRVQLIKNGRQVTAFAVGDGAINFIDEHDEVTIEGIGGRLGRSKGDIPGVRFQVTEVNNVCLREMVLGRKEKPRR, from the coding sequence ATGGGAAACGGTAAATTCGCAGCAAGAAAGTGTAAAAGCGATGCCAAGAAGAACAGATGGCGCGACCCGAATTACGCGAGACGCCAGCTTGGTCTTGACATCAAGTCCGATCCTCTGGAAGGAGCACCACAGGGACGCGGTATTGTACTCGAAAAGGTAGGAGTAGAGGCAAAACAGCCAAACTCAGCTATCCGTAAGTGTGTCCGTGTTCAGCTTATCAAAAACGGCCGCCAGGTCACTGCATTCGCAGTCGGCGACGGCGCTATCAACTTCATTGATGAGCACGACGAAGTCACCATCGAAGGTATCGGCGGTCGTCTCGGCCGTTCAAAGGGAGATATTCCGGGAGTTCGTTTCCAGGTTACAGAAGTAAACAACGTCTGTCTCCGTGAAATGGTTCTTGGAAGGAAAGAGAAGCCACGCAGGTGA
- a CDS encoding archaellin/type IV pilin N-terminal domain-containing protein: protein MSGGIFTAIADEEAFTGLEAAIVLIAFVIVAAVFSYVVLDAGFNAAAQDVKSVHDGVGMSSTFLNLNGDMYAGVNRHFSPVRVDLILIPVSINPTGDPVDFTKVNVVCISRDHYDELIPSDPLMTESPAINHWSIKSVSNGDENNFLESGEIFVLDLKLLNLLLPYEDFTVEIQPSDCAVMTLRKEIPAGLESKCYVVL from the coding sequence ATGTCTGGGGGGATTTTTACTGCAATCGCAGATGAAGAGGCATTTACGGGACTTGAAGCTGCAATAGTCCTTATTGCATTTGTTATTGTGGCTGCTGTATTCTCGTATGTGGTTCTGGATGCCGGATTTAATGCTGCTGCACAGGATGTAAAATCAGTTCATGATGGTGTGGGCATGTCATCAACTTTCCTGAATCTGAATGGTGATATGTATGCGGGTGTAAACCGGCATTTTTCCCCGGTAAGGGTGGATCTGATATTAATCCCGGTTTCAATAAATCCAACAGGCGATCCTGTTGACTTCACAAAGGTCAATGTTGTCTGTATAAGCAGGGATCACTATGATGAATTAATTCCATCCGATCCTTTAATGACTGAAAGTCCGGCAATAAATCACTGGAGCATAAAATCTGTCAGCAATGGTGACGAAAATAACTTCCTTGAATCCGGCGAGATATTTGTTCTGGATTTGAAACTGCTCAATTTACTGCTGCCATATGAGGACTTTACTGTCGAAATTCAGCCGTCTGACTGTGCTGTTATGACTCTGAGGAAGGAAATTCCGGCAGGGCTTGAATCAAAGTGTTATGTGGTACTTTAG
- a CDS encoding elongation factor EF-2, with amino-acid sequence MTRRKKMVERVTGLMSNPENIRNIGIVAHIDHGKTTLSDNLLAGAGMISDEIAGKACWMDSDEEEQARGITIDSSNVSMVHTYKGKEYLINMIDTPGHVDFGGDVTRAMRAVDGAVVLVDAVEGTMPQTETVLRQALKEGVMPVLFINKVDRLINELKVDEMEMQIRLGKVIDKVNKLIKGMNEEAYKNGWKLDAADGRVAFGSALYNWAISVPYMKESGISFKDVYDLCKAENMKELGKRSPLCDVVLDMVVRHLPNPDQAQKRRVPIIWQHGDPSTAEGKSMLSCDPNGAACLMVTDISFDQHAGEVATGRLFSGTLRRGSELYVMGSAMKVNRLTQVGIFMGAERIEVESLPAGNIAAVTGLKDAIVGSTVSSLMDMTPFESLKHYSEPVMTVAVEAKNMKDLPKLVTVLRQVAKEDPTVRVTIDEETGEHLISGMGELHLEIITGRIARDKGVEIVTSPPIVVYRETVTGRAGPVEGKSPNRHNRFYIIVEPMAENIVKLIKDGELSMDMPQMERRELLRESGFDKDEAKSLKAIEGTNIFLDMTKGIQYLNETMELVLDGWREALEGGPLADELVQNVKISLVDVKLHEDAIHRGPAQVIPAVRSAVKAGLLMAGDSLLEPMQNIQITVPQDHMGSATGLLQGRRGQVYDMQSEGDTMIVSGKAPVAELFGFAGDIRSATEGRAMWSTEFAGFETIPQGMLKEIVKAIRQRKGLKEQIPEPADYLA; translated from the coding sequence ATGACCAGACGAAAAAAGATGGTAGAAAGAGTTACAGGACTGATGTCAAATCCGGAGAACATCAGAAACATCGGTATTGTAGCTCACATTGATCACGGAAAGACAACACTCTCAGACAACCTCCTTGCAGGTGCAGGCATGATCAGTGATGAGATTGCCGGAAAAGCATGCTGGATGGACTCTGATGAGGAAGAGCAGGCACGTGGAATTACAATTGATTCCTCAAACGTCTCAATGGTTCACACGTACAAGGGAAAAGAGTACCTCATCAACATGATTGATACACCAGGTCACGTTGACTTCGGTGGGGATGTCACACGCGCAATGCGTGCTGTTGACGGTGCAGTCGTTCTTGTGGATGCTGTTGAGGGAACAATGCCTCAGACTGAGACTGTTCTTCGCCAGGCACTCAAAGAGGGTGTAATGCCCGTTCTCTTCATAAACAAAGTTGACCGTCTTATCAATGAACTTAAAGTTGATGAGATGGAGATGCAGATCCGCCTTGGAAAGGTAATCGACAAGGTCAACAAGCTCATCAAAGGAATGAACGAAGAGGCCTACAAGAACGGATGGAAACTTGACGCAGCAGACGGCAGAGTTGCATTCGGATCAGCTCTCTATAACTGGGCAATATCAGTACCGTATATGAAAGAGAGTGGCATCTCATTCAAGGATGTCTATGATCTCTGTAAAGCAGAGAACATGAAGGAGCTTGGAAAAAGAAGTCCGCTCTGCGACGTTGTTCTTGACATGGTTGTCCGCCACCTTCCAAATCCGGATCAGGCCCAGAAACGCCGTGTACCTATCATCTGGCAGCACGGAGATCCAAGCACAGCTGAAGGCAAATCAATGCTCTCCTGCGATCCAAACGGGGCTGCATGCCTGATGGTCACTGACATCTCATTTGACCAGCACGCAGGAGAAGTTGCAACAGGCCGTCTCTTCTCAGGCACACTCAGACGCGGCAGTGAACTGTACGTCATGGGATCTGCAATGAAAGTCAACCGCCTCACACAGGTAGGTATCTTCATGGGTGCTGAGAGAATTGAAGTTGAGTCACTTCCGGCAGGAAACATCGCAGCTGTAACAGGCCTTAAAGATGCAATTGTCGGATCAACAGTCAGCTCCCTTATGGATATGACTCCGTTTGAGTCGCTCAAGCACTACTCAGAACCTGTCATGACAGTTGCTGTCGAGGCAAAGAACATGAAGGATCTTCCAAAGCTCGTTACTGTCTTAAGACAGGTTGCAAAGGAAGACCCGACAGTCCGTGTCACAATCGATGAAGAGACAGGAGAGCACCTCATCTCAGGTATGGGAGAGCTTCACCTTGAGATCATCACCGGACGTATTGCACGTGACAAAGGTGTTGAGATCGTAACCTCCCCGCCAATTGTTGTGTACCGTGAAACAGTCACAGGAAGAGCAGGCCCGGTTGAAGGTAAGTCACCTAACCGCCACAACAGATTCTACATCATAGTTGAACCTATGGCTGAAAACATTGTCAAGCTCATCAAAGACGGTGAACTCTCAATGGATATGCCACAGATGGAACGCCGTGAACTCCTTCGCGAATCAGGATTTGACAAGGACGAAGCAAAGAGTCTCAAAGCAATTGAGGGAACAAATATATTCCTCGATATGACAAAGGGTATCCAGTACCTGAATGAAACAATGGAACTTGTTCTTGACGGATGGCGCGAGGCACTTGAGGGCGGACCTCTTGCAGATGAACTTGTGCAGAATGTCAAGATCAGCCTGGTTGATGTAAAACTTCACGAGGATGCAATCCACCGTGGCCCTGCACAGGTTATTCCGGCAGTCCGTTCAGCTGTAAAAGCAGGTCTTCTTATGGCCGGCGATTCACTTCTTGAACCTATGCAGAATATCCAGATCACAGTGCCGCAGGATCACATGGGCAGTGCAACAGGACTTCTCCAGGGACGCCGTGGACAGGTCTATGATATGCAGTCCGAAGGTGACACCATGATAGTCTCCGGTAAAGCGCCGGTTGCAGAACTCTTTGGTTTTGCAGGCGATATCCGTTCAGCAACTGAAGGCCGTGCAATGTGGTCCACAGAATTTGCAGGATTTGAGACCATTCCGCAGGGAATGCTCAAAGAGATTGTAAAAGCTATCAGGCAGCGCAAAGGCCTTAAGGAACAGATCCCTGAGCCTGCTGACTACCTGGCATAA
- a CDS encoding 30S ribosomal protein S7, with the protein MTAEEIIENTEAPVVEEAEEPQTRPCYLLFNKWDLSEVQINDPGLVRYVSVDSLIVPHSGGRYQHQQFAKSNMLIVERLINRLMQTEANTGKKELTTRIVKDAFDIVNKKTKRNPVEVLIDAIANAGPREETVRLKYGGINVPKSVDTAPQRRIDTALIFLARAVLQASHKKKKPVAACLADELIAAAAGESRSFAVSKKEERERVAKSAR; encoded by the coding sequence ATGACAGCAGAAGAAATAATCGAAAATACAGAAGCTCCCGTTGTGGAAGAAGCAGAAGAGCCACAAACCAGACCGTGCTACCTCCTCTTCAACAAATGGGACCTCTCAGAAGTCCAGATCAACGATCCGGGTCTTGTCCGCTATGTCAGTGTTGACTCACTTATTGTCCCGCACTCAGGCGGAAGGTACCAGCACCAGCAGTTTGCAAAATCAAATATGCTCATTGTTGAGCGCCTGATTAACAGGCTGATGCAGACTGAGGCAAATACCGGTAAAAAAGAACTTACAACCAGAATTGTAAAGGATGCCTTTGATATCGTCAACAAGAAGACAAAGAGAAACCCTGTTGAGGTTTTAATTGACGCTATTGCAAATGCAGGCCCACGTGAAGAGACCGTACGTCTGAAGTATGGTGGTATCAACGTACCAAAGTCAGTCGATACAGCACCACAGCGCCGTATTGATACTGCACTTATCTTCCTTGCACGTGCTGTCCTTCAGGCAAGCCACAAAAAGAAGAAACCTGTCGCTGCATGTCTTGCAGATGAGCTTATCGCCGCTGCCGCAGGTGAATCACGCAGTTTTGCTGTTTCAAAGAAAGAAGAACGCGAACGTGTTGCAAAATCTGCACGTTAA
- a CDS encoding NUDIX hydrolase: protein MADKKELVDEIYKGKRLKVEKVLIDLPGGVKLERIVVKPGGAVAMLPVDDEFCYLIKQYRYAVDDYIYEAPAGTIEEGESPGETAKREIIEETGFSASEMIPRGYIFTSPGYTNEIIYLYEARGLLPSDEFEKDADEDITVVKVRISDLREMIDDEKIVDAKTICLVYKCLGA from the coding sequence ATGGCTGATAAAAAAGAACTTGTTGATGAAATTTACAAAGGCAAGAGGCTCAAAGTCGAGAAAGTACTGATTGATCTTCCCGGCGGGGTCAAACTTGAGAGAATCGTTGTAAAACCCGGAGGGGCAGTTGCTATGCTTCCTGTGGATGATGAATTCTGTTATCTCATAAAACAGTACAGGTATGCTGTGGATGATTACATCTATGAAGCCCCGGCCGGCACGATAGAGGAGGGTGAATCTCCGGGAGAGACCGCAAAGAGGGAAATCATTGAGGAGACTGGTTTTTCAGCATCTGAGATGATTCCCAGGGGATATATCTTTACATCTCCGGGCTACACAAATGAGATTATCTACCTTTATGAGGCAAGAGGGCTTTTACCTTCAGATGAGTTTGAGAAGGATGCGGATGAGGATATAACGGTTGTAAAGGTCAGAATCAGTGATCTTCGCGAAATGATTGATGATGAGAAGATAGTTGATGCAAAGACCATATGTCTCGTCTATAAATGTCTGGGAGCATAA
- a CDS encoding 6-carboxytetrahydropterin synthase gives MTIRIYKEVYIEASHRLMHYKGKCNRLHGHQWRIEVWAEGETAGDSMILIDYNVIKEAVNRYDHEVILNKDDPMAECLGQFQEVIKTDGDPTSELLSERIAADIQAECDNAGITATVTRCRVWESTSCYADWNITE, from the coding sequence ATGACTATACGCATCTACAAGGAAGTATATATTGAGGCAAGCCACAGGCTTATGCACTATAAAGGGAAGTGTAACAGACTTCACGGACATCAGTGGAGAATTGAGGTCTGGGCAGAGGGTGAGACTGCTGGTGACAGCATGATTCTTATTGATTATAATGTGATTAAAGAGGCTGTGAACCGCTATGATCATGAGGTCATCCTGAATAAGGATGACCCTATGGCAGAATGCCTTGGTCAGTTTCAGGAAGTAATTAAAACAGACGGTGACCCAACCAGTGAGCTTCTATCTGAAAGAATTGCTGCTGATATTCAGGCAGAATGTGACAATGCAGGCATCACTGCAACAGTCACACGCTGCCGGGTGTGGGAGTCAACATCCTGCTATGCTGACTGGAACATAACCGAGTAA
- the queC gene encoding 7-cyano-7-deazaguanine synthase QueC, with translation MAQNKKAVCLLSGGMDSSTLAYLAKDMGYDICALHTTYGQRTEKKEGQCAEKIAELLGAVEFAVVPLDYFSSFGGSSLTDKGLTVHDHDNSGKSTGDAVDLSRDNDQGGESIPNTYVPFRNANLLSIATSYAEAKGADAIFIGVQASDYSGYPDCRPEFIDAFQKVIDLGTSDDTDIKLITPFVNLNKTEILKKGFELGVPYEYTWSCYRDDHPACGSCDSCYFRLKAFKEAGRSDPIEYRNNLCD, from the coding sequence ATGGCTCAAAATAAAAAAGCGGTATGCCTTCTTTCAGGTGGTATGGACTCATCAACCCTTGCATATCTTGCAAAGGATATGGGGTATGATATCTGTGCCCTCCATACGACATATGGGCAGAGGACTGAGAAGAAAGAGGGGCAGTGTGCTGAAAAGATTGCAGAACTTCTTGGAGCAGTAGAGTTTGCTGTTGTCCCTCTGGACTACTTCTCCTCTTTTGGCGGCAGTTCTCTGACTGACAAAGGGCTTACTGTCCATGATCATGATAATTCCGGTAAATCTACCGGTGATGCTGTGGATTTGAGCCGGGATAATGATCAGGGCGGGGAGAGCATCCCTAATACCTATGTCCCGTTCAGGAATGCAAACCTCCTCTCAATTGCAACAAGCTATGCTGAGGCCAAAGGTGCGGATGCGATATTCATAGGTGTTCAGGCATCAGATTACAGTGGTTATCCGGACTGCCGCCCGGAATTTATTGATGCCTTTCAGAAGGTGATTGATCTCGGCACTTCGGATGATACAGATATAAAGCTTATAACGCCTTTTGTCAACCTTAATAAAACAGAGATATTAAAGAAGGGATTTGAACTTGGTGTGCCATATGAGTACACATGGTCATGCTACAGGGATGATCATCCTGCATGCGGAAGCTGTGATTCCTGCTATTTCAGGCTGAAGGCATTTAAAGAGGCCGGCAGAAGTGATCCGATTGAATACAGAAATAATCTCTGTGACTAA
- a CDS encoding 7-carboxy-7-deazaguanine synthase QueE gives MKVVEIFSSLQGEGKNQGRPTTFVRFSGCNLRCAWCDTPESQDGTSGEEMTPDEVIGEIKKRSFSNICITGGEPLLWMDELLPLLSALDSEGYIIDIETNGTIDPTPLMDFASICMDVKCPSSGEVSDLSLLKKLRNRDSVKFVVSGKEDLEYAENVIQSCASLPEIFLSPVSGSDYRAVSDYILDNKLPCRMQIQLHKIIGVK, from the coding sequence ATGAAAGTAGTAGAGATTTTCAGCAGCCTTCAGGGAGAAGGAAAGAATCAGGGCCGTCCCACGACCTTTGTCAGATTTTCCGGGTGCAACCTCAGGTGCGCCTGGTGTGATACGCCTGAATCACAGGACGGTACATCCGGGGAGGAGATGACTCCCGATGAGGTCATCGGTGAGATTAAGAAGAGGAGTTTTAGCAACATCTGCATTACCGGCGGAGAACCCCTCCTGTGGATGGATGAACTTCTTCCTCTCTTAAGTGCCCTTGATTCAGAAGGATATATCATCGATATAGAGACTAACGGGACAATAGATCCGACCCCGCTGATGGATTTTGCTTCGATCTGCATGGACGTTAAATGTCCGTCTTCAGGTGAGGTCAGTGATCTCTCCCTCCTTAAAAAACTGCGAAACAGGGATTCTGTTAAATTCGTAGTCTCCGGGAAGGAGGATCTGGAATACGCTGAGAATGTTATACAATCCTGTGCTTCCCTTCCGGAAATATTTCTCTCGCCTGTATCCGGATCTGACTACAGGGCTGTTTCAGATTATATTCTGGATAATAAACTCCCATGCAGAATGCAGATTCAGCTGCATAAGATAATTGGTGTGAAATAA
- a CDS encoding alpha/beta hydrolase yields the protein MNYSLFLSLVLISLILFSCGCTDNTSESGYSVSDEGILSVDNSGYSAASTVIYEKDGIISEEVVISVEGSTPVYSVLTYPEDPCCAVVFAPGAGVSAVDHKARAESYAESGIAFLAVDIRGNGGKSKGYPLDISKDLGYYLNGEIPQYYRIVGDLTYGESYLSERFGVPVYAVGSSNGGRYAAIAAAIDSNFSGYFGVSTSGFSFPKGDYSAATLRFIRSINPDNYIGMISPSPVYIFHSPDDNIIEFEYGQDFYTLAGEPKEFIAFNGNHGLNGEVDDNIVNILSESEPESLSDAEPISGI from the coding sequence ATGAATTATTCTCTTTTTTTATCTTTAGTTTTAATTTCCCTGATATTATTTTCATGCGGATGTACGGATAATACGTCTGAATCGGGATATTCTGTCTCTGATGAGGGCATACTGTCGGTTGATAACTCCGGATATTCTGCCGCTTCAACTGTAATCTATGAGAAAGACGGGATTATTTCTGAAGAGGTGGTTATATCAGTGGAAGGAAGCACGCCTGTTTATTCGGTTCTCACATATCCGGAAGATCCCTGCTGTGCGGTAGTCTTTGCCCCCGGTGCAGGTGTCTCTGCTGTAGATCATAAAGCCAGGGCAGAGAGTTATGCGGAGTCCGGCATTGCTTTTCTGGCAGTTGATATCCGTGGCAATGGTGGTAAAAGCAAGGGTTATCCGCTGGATATATCAAAAGATCTCGGTTATTATCTCAATGGTGAAATTCCTCAGTATTACCGCATTGTCGGTGACCTGACTTATGGTGAAAGTTACCTCTCTGAAAGATTTGGTGTGCCTGTTTATGCTGTCGGATCATCAAACGGTGGACGTTATGCTGCCATTGCTGCCGCTATTGATAGCAATTTCTCCGGATATTTCGGTGTTTCAACATCAGGATTTTCATTCCCAAAAGGTGATTACAGTGCAGCGACACTCAGATTTATCAGAAGCATAAATCCGGATAACTACATCGGAATGATCAGTCCGTCTCCGGTATATATATTCCACTCTCCGGATGACAATATCATTGAATTTGAATATGGGCAGGATTTCTATACTCTTGCAGGGGAACCCAAGGAATTTATTGCATTTAACGGAAATCACGGCTTAAACGGTGAAGTTGATGACAATATTGTAAATATCCTTTCAGAATCAGAGCCGGAATCATTGTCAGATGCTGAACCCATTTCTGGAATCTGA
- a CDS encoding archaellin/type IV pilin N-terminal domain-containing protein, giving the protein MVSGSGSFEAFTGLEAAIVLISFVVVAAVFSFVVLGTGFFVTEKSEEVINSGLKETSNSLNLFGTVVAKVKVSDPELRYIMFYLEQCGGGTGIDINKISYEISTDEFIKDFPPGDSSVEYVWKISPDDDNILEDGEILRVRIYPDSVSLAGGDSFKCSVIPSEGHGIFFSRDIPDNLVKNDYYELV; this is encoded by the coding sequence ATGGTGTCGGGGTCCGGGAGTTTTGAGGCCTTCACAGGGCTTGAGGCTGCAATAGTTTTGATCTCATTTGTCGTAGTTGCGGCAGTATTTTCCTTTGTTGTGCTTGGAACCGGTTTTTTTGTGACGGAGAAGAGTGAGGAGGTCATAAATTCAGGCCTGAAGGAGACTTCAAATTCCCTTAATCTCTTTGGAACGGTTGTTGCCAAAGTAAAAGTATCTGATCCTGAACTGAGGTACATAATGTTTTATCTTGAGCAGTGCGGAGGCGGAACAGGCATTGATATCAATAAAATTTCGTATGAAATCTCTACTGATGAATTTATTAAGGATTTCCCTCCGGGAGATTCATCTGTTGAATATGTCTGGAAAATAAGTCCGGATGATGACAACATTCTTGAGGATGGTGAAATTCTGAGGGTCAGGATTTATCCTGATTCCGTCTCACTTGCCGGAGGGGATTCATTTAAGTGCTCTGTCATTCCGTCTGAAGGGCACGGGATATTTTTCAGTCGTGATATTCCTGATAATCTGGTTAAGAATGATTACTACGAACTTGTCTGA
- the prf1 gene encoding peptide chain release factor aRF-1 — MAEKVTEIDSARKRYEFKKTLEKLNEKEGSGTELITIYIPPDKQIYDVTNQLKDEYGQCSNIKSKQTKTNVQSAISSILSRLKQYNRPPESGLAVFCGTVKLGGDRTDLDCVIIEPPEPLNLYMYRCSSKFELEPLQQMLVEKEVYGLIVIDRRESYIGFLRGNRIEPVSGVTSTVPGKQRKGGQSAMRFQRLRLIAINEYYKKVGDRATDIFMAEPDFFERFKGVLIGGPTPTKDEFYAGEFIHHELQKRVIGLFDCSYTNESGLAELVDNASEALRGVEVMKEKVVMERFFKELVKDDGLSSYGEESVRKNLEIGAVDVLLLSSVLRKSRLSIKCQSCDYEKEETVQVEPGKKMSDIEFGNCPECSAPLYMADETDIIDELTESADSSSTNVMIISDDFEEGAMLYNAFGGIAAILRYRTGY; from the coding sequence ATGGCAGAAAAGGTAACTGAGATTGACAGCGCAAGGAAGCGCTACGAATTTAAAAAGACTCTTGAGAAGCTCAATGAGAAAGAGGGAAGCGGAACTGAGCTTATTACTATATACATACCTCCCGACAAGCAGATCTATGATGTCACAAACCAGTTGAAGGACGAGTACGGGCAGTGCTCCAACATTAAAAGCAAACAGACTAAGACTAATGTACAGAGTGCCATCTCTTCAATCCTGTCAAGGCTCAAGCAGTATAACAGGCCGCCGGAGAGCGGTCTGGCAGTTTTCTGCGGTACTGTAAAGCTTGGTGGTGACAGGACTGATCTTGACTGTGTCATCATCGAACCCCCTGAACCTCTGAACCTCTATATGTACAGGTGTTCCTCCAAATTTGAGCTTGAACCTCTTCAGCAGATGCTTGTGGAAAAGGAGGTTTACGGGCTTATTGTAATTGACAGAAGGGAGTCATACATTGGTTTTCTGAGGGGCAACAGGATTGAACCTGTTTCAGGTGTGACCTCTACAGTTCCGGGAAAACAGAGAAAAGGTGGTCAGTCTGCAATGCGTTTTCAGCGTCTGCGTCTCATTGCCATCAATGAATATTATAAGAAAGTCGGAGACCGTGCCACAGATATTTTTATGGCAGAACCTGACTTCTTTGAGAGGTTTAAGGGTGTATTGATCGGCGGGCCGACACCCACGAAGGATGAATTTTATGCCGGCGAATTCATCCATCATGAACTCCAGAAGAGAGTGATCGGCCTCTTTGACTGTTCATATACAAACGAGAGCGGCCTTGCAGAACTTGTGGACAATGCGAGTGAGGCACTCCGCGGTGTTGAGGTGATGAAGGAGAAGGTTGTAATGGAACGCTTCTTTAAGGAACTTGTCAAGGATGACGGCCTTTCATCATATGGTGAGGAGAGCGTCAGAAAGAACCTTGAGATCGGGGCCGTTGATGTCCTTCTTCTCTCTTCAGTTCTGAGAAAATCACGACTTTCAATAAAATGCCAGAGCTGTGACTATGAAAAAGAAGAGACTGTCCAGGTTGAACCCGGTAAAAAGATGTCAGATATTGAATTTGGCAACTGTCCGGAATGTTCTGCACCTCTGTATATGGCAGATGAAACTGATATCATCGATGAGCTTACAGAGTCTGCGGATTCAAGTTCAACGAATGTTATGATTATTTCTGATGACTTTGAGGAAGGTGCAATGCTTTACAATGCTTTTGGCGGTATCGCAGCTATACTCAGGTACAGAACCGGATACTGA